A section of the Acidobacterium capsulatum ATCC 51196 genome encodes:
- a CDS encoding response regulator: MSSGITQNVQEISVLIVDDHPMVREGLAGVLLRHKMTVAGLAANGRQAIEIYKEQRPDVVLLDLRLPDQSGFDVARAILEFDPEARILVFSSAQGDASIHTAISLGVRGYLLKGIDGAALAEQVRHVARGGSCLSPEAAEKLTQYITSKKLSERELEVLSLISKGKSNKEIAGLLFVTDNTVKMHVKKILSKLQANDRTQAVVIAIQRGLLDS; this comes from the coding sequence GTGTCTTCAGGGATCACACAGAATGTACAAGAGATCTCGGTCCTGATTGTCGATGATCACCCCATGGTGCGCGAGGGGCTTGCCGGTGTCCTGCTTCGCCACAAAATGACCGTCGCGGGTCTTGCCGCTAATGGACGGCAGGCTATCGAAATATATAAGGAGCAGAGGCCAGACGTTGTGCTGCTCGACCTACGCCTTCCCGATCAAAGTGGATTCGATGTCGCGCGCGCAATTCTGGAATTCGACCCCGAGGCACGGATCCTCGTCTTCAGTTCCGCACAAGGGGATGCTTCGATCCATACTGCCATCAGCCTGGGGGTTCGCGGCTACTTATTGAAGGGCATCGATGGTGCGGCCCTGGCCGAACAAGTGCGGCATGTAGCTCGCGGAGGGAGCTGTCTTTCTCCTGAGGCTGCGGAGAAACTGACACAATACATTACTTCCAAGAAGTTGAGCGAGCGCGAACTGGAAGTTCTGAGCCTCATCTCCAAAGGCAAGAGCAACAAAGAGATCGCCGGCCTCCTTTTCGTGACCGACAACACGGTCAAGATGCATGTAAAGAAGATTCTGTCTAAACTGCAGGCAAATGATCGCACTCAGGCCGTAGTCATTGCCATTCAGCGGGGCCTGCTCGACTCCTGA
- a CDS encoding putative toxin-antitoxin system toxin component, PIN family has protein sequence MIVVVDTNVWISALQFAKRRGTPTLALEKAMSEDVIATCDEIDAEIVRVLTEEFSWEQHRATSALQAILARGIRVKIRGTVKVCRDPNDDMFLERAAPAKADLLVAGDKDLLTLGAYKGTRIITPSEYLRAG, from the coding sequence GTGATTGTCGTCGTAGACACAAATGTCTGGATTTCCGCGCTTCAGTTTGCGAAGAGGCGCGGCACTCCGACATTGGCGCTTGAAAAAGCGATGAGCGAAGATGTGATTGCCACCTGCGATGAGATTGACGCGGAGATTGTGCGCGTCCTGACGGAAGAGTTCTCCTGGGAGCAACACCGGGCAACGTCGGCGCTGCAAGCGATTCTGGCGCGCGGCATCCGTGTAAAGATTCGAGGCACGGTAAAGGTCTGCCGTGACCCGAATGACGATATGTTTCTGGAGCGCGCCGCCCCTGCGAAAGCGGATTTGCTGGTGGCAGGCGATAAGGATTTATTGACTCTCGGCGCGTACAAGGGAACACGCATTATCACTCCCTCGGAATATCTAAGAGCCGGATAG
- a CDS encoding nuclear transport factor 2 family protein, with protein MSSSKYAAYKGAEPYFKIVREALGDLVDGDHFFDIVTEHTIYEVLYELGWPRIIHGRIELMHAFRGYTDIISLQSADHLAVHTADSGRVIVIEYEVHGTVLATGKQYDNRFCSILRLENRKIAHWRDYMDSHAAWNALAGR; from the coding sequence ATGTCCAGTTCAAAGTACGCTGCCTATAAAGGCGCTGAGCCCTACTTCAAGATCGTTCGAGAAGCGTTGGGTGACCTCGTCGATGGGGATCACTTCTTCGATATCGTCACCGAACATACCATCTACGAAGTTCTCTATGAACTAGGATGGCCTCGCATCATTCATGGGCGAATCGAGCTGATGCATGCGTTCCGAGGCTATACCGACATCATTAGTCTGCAATCGGCTGATCATCTGGCCGTCCACACTGCGGACTCGGGCCGTGTCATCGTGATCGAGTACGAGGTTCATGGAACCGTTTTGGCGACGGGCAAACAGTACGACAACCGGTTTTGTTCTATCCTTCGGCTTGAGAACCGGAAGATCGCGCATTGGAGAGACTACATGGACTCTCACGCGGCTTGGAATGCACTGGCGGGGCGCTGA
- a CDS encoding CopG family transcriptional regulator, whose translation MATAAARKSKVYTISLPPELAQRAEALAQRDSRIMSELFREAFRTYSAQQARRTLDELGEYAAGRNPKGYTEADVPRLVKEVRAEKPRRRKVRSNG comes from the coding sequence ATGGCCACTGCTGCTGCAAGGAAATCAAAGGTCTACACCATCAGCTTGCCGCCCGAACTCGCGCAAAGGGCTGAGGCGCTGGCACAGCGGGACAGCCGCATCATGAGCGAGCTATTCCGCGAAGCCTTCCGCACGTACTCCGCACAGCAGGCGCGGCGGACGTTGGATGAATTGGGCGAGTACGCGGCGGGCCGCAACCCCAAGGGCTACACCGAAGCAGATGTGCCCCGGCTCGTTAAAGAAGTGCGCGCCGAGAAGCCGCGCCGACGCAAGGTACGGTCTAACGGGTGA
- a CDS encoding GntR family transcriptional regulator — MKAFGGIWLDRAGEATLQDQIASQIRDQVQRGMLRPHEMLPSTRDLAAQLHVSRNTVVYAYDRLISEGYMESRPRSGFFVCALGALPRKTQERAPARRRSSLDAESSLASTIIRSPRPFRPCQPDVGLFPLLMWNRLRGRVLRQIGKDLLHYPASGIAGFPALRRNLAQYLRVSRGVRSHRNGRRMGASQSQAEPPETNPIRRTLAPERAAG, encoded by the coding sequence ATGAAAGCTTTCGGCGGCATCTGGCTCGACCGGGCCGGTGAAGCGACGCTGCAGGACCAGATCGCCAGTCAGATTCGCGATCAGGTTCAGCGTGGCATGCTTCGCCCGCATGAGATGCTGCCCTCCACCCGCGATCTGGCGGCGCAACTCCACGTCTCACGCAACACGGTCGTCTACGCCTACGATCGGCTCATCAGCGAGGGCTACATGGAGTCCCGCCCCCGCTCAGGCTTCTTTGTTTGTGCCCTCGGCGCGCTTCCTCGTAAGACTCAAGAGCGCGCACCGGCGCGCCGCCGCAGTTCGCTCGACGCTGAGAGCAGCTTGGCCTCTACTATCATTCGGTCCCCGCGGCCATTTCGCCCCTGCCAGCCTGACGTCGGGCTTTTTCCGCTGCTCATGTGGAATCGCCTGCGAGGCCGTGTACTACGCCAGATAGGCAAGGACCTGTTGCATTACCCGGCAAGCGGCATCGCAGGTTTTCCGGCGCTGCGCCGCAACCTCGCGCAGTATCTACGAGTCAGCCGCGGGGTCAGGTCACACAGAAACGGGCGAAGAATGGGGGCAAGTCAATCACAAGCAGAGCCGCCGGAAACGAATCCCATCCGCCGAACGCTAGCCCCCGAACGCGCCGCGGGGTAG